The following is a genomic window from Inquilinus sp. Marseille-Q2685.
GACCGGGGCGTCGGCCAGGATGGCGCGGGCCAGGGCCACGCGCTGGCGCTCGCCGCCCGACAGCTTCACCCCACGCTCACCGACCAGCGTGTCGTAGCCCTGCGGCAGGCGCGAGATGAAGTCGTGGGCATAGGCCTGCTTCGCCGCGTCGACGATCTGCTCCATCGTCGCGTCGGGCCGGCCATAGGCGATGTTCTCCGCCAGCGAGCGGTGGAACAGCACCGGTTCCTGCGGCACCAGGGCGATCTGGCGGCGCAGGCTTTCCTGCGTCACCCCGGCGATGTCCTGGCCATCGATGCGGATGGCGCCGCCGTTCAGGTCGTAGAGGCGCTGCACCAGCTTGACGAAGGTGCTCTTGCCGCTGCCGGAATGGCCCACCAGGCCGATCCGCTCGCCCGGGGCGATGGTCAGGGTGAAGCCGTCATAGATCGGCTCCTTCTGCCCATGGTAGCGGAAAGTGACGGCGTCGAAGTCGATGCGGCCGGCCTCGACCTTGATCGCCGGCGCCGCCGGCCGGTCCTCGACCCCGAGCGGCTGGTCCATGAAGTCGACCAGCTCCTCCATGTCGTTGACCGCGCGCTGCAGGTTGCGGACATGCATGCCGACGCCGCGCAGATAGCCGTGGATCAGCGCATAGGTGCCGAGGACATAGGTGATGTCGCCCGGCGTCGCCAGGCCGCGACCCCACAGCCACAGGCCGATGCCCAGCACCATGCCGTTCAGCCCGACCATCATCAGGTTCTGGGTGGTGCCGGAGTTGGTGCCGCGATGCCAGGTGCGGATGGTACGTTGGCGCCACGTCTCGACCGTGCGGGCGATGAAGGCGTCCTCGCGCCGCTCGGCGCCGAAGGTCTTCACCACGGCGTTGCAGCCGATCGAATCCGCCAGGTTGCCGCCCAGCTTCGAATCCATCTCGTTGGCCAGCCGCGCCGCCGGGGCGACGTAGCGCAGCACCAGCACCAGGCTGACCAGCAGGAACAGGGCGACGCCCACCGCCACCGCAGCCCCCATCATCGGCCAGCGCGCCGCCAGCAGGGCGGTGGCGCCGAGCAGCACCAGGATCGATGGCAGCAGTTCGACCAGGATCACGTCGTTCAGCAGGTCCATCGCCCAGGTGCCGCGATTGATCTTGCGGACCGTGGCGCCGGCGAAGCTGTTGGCGTGCCAGTCGGTGGAGAAGCGCTGGACGCGCCAGAACGCCTCCTGCGTCATCGCCTGCATGATCCGGGTGGTCAGCCGGATGATGGCGCGGAACACCGTGTCGCGCAGCGCCACATAGACGATGCCGAGCGCGACGATGGTCAGCAGCGCCTGCAGCGCCGCGTCATAGCCGCCGGGGCCGGAGGCGATGGCGTCGACCATGCGGCCGGCGAACACCGGCAGCACGACGTCGATCGCGGTGGAGGCCAGCACGCCGCCGATCGCCGCCGTGATCGGCAGCGGATGGCGGCGCCAATGGCCGAAGCTGAAGCGCAGCACGCGCAGCAGAGGATTCTGGTTGGTGGTCTGGTCTAGCGCCACGGTCGTTCCGACACCGCCGAAGCGGCATCCTCCCGGCTGAACGGTTCAGGCGAGTCGGCGGAGGCAAGGGCCCGGCGCCGACGGCGATCTGAGGGTTTCGGGATGGGACGCCCGGGCGTTGAAGGCTCTTGGGCGTCCTCGGCGAGGGTCCGGAGGCCCCCGGGGCCAGACCGGCCGGGAGCGCGGAGGCGGACCTACCTAATGGCGCAGGTCCGGGGAGCTGACGATGCGTGGCGATGTCACTGCAACTCCCCTCTGCCGTTTCGTGGACGCCGTTCAACCCGCCGCGACCAGCGGGACGTTCTTGATACCAGCGACAGAATGTTTCGGCAAGGCCGCTATGGGAAGACTGTCGGGCCGGCACCGGCCCGAGACGAAAAAGGGCCGCTCGCGCGGCCCTTTCCGGATGGATCGGCAAAAGAGAAAACTGGTCCTTACGGCTTCTTCGGCTTGACGGCCGGAGCTGCCGTCTTGTCGGCGGGCGCCGCCGCGGTCTGGGTCTTCGCCCCGACCTCGTTGTAGCGGGTGTGCAGCATCTCGTAGGACTTGTTCAGATAGTCGTCCAGCTGCTGCGGGTTGT
Proteins encoded in this region:
- a CDS encoding ABC transporter ATP-binding protein; this translates as MALDQTTNQNPLLRVLRFSFGHWRRHPLPITAAIGGVLASTAIDVVLPVFAGRMVDAIASGPGGYDAALQALLTIVALGIVYVALRDTVFRAIIRLTTRIMQAMTQEAFWRVQRFSTDWHANSFAGATVRKINRGTWAMDLLNDVILVELLPSILVLLGATALLAARWPMMGAAVAVGVALFLLVSLVLVLRYVAPAARLANEMDSKLGGNLADSIGCNAVVKTFGAERREDAFIARTVETWRQRTIRTWHRGTNSGTTQNLMMVGLNGMVLGIGLWLWGRGLATPGDITYVLGTYALIHGYLRGVGMHVRNLQRAVNDMEELVDFMDQPLGVEDRPAAPAIKVEAGRIDFDAVTFRYHGQKEPIYDGFTLTIAPGERIGLVGHSGSGKSTFVKLVQRLYDLNGGAIRIDGQDIAGVTQESLRRQIALVPQEPVLFHRSLAENIAYGRPDATMEQIVDAAKQAYAHDFISRLPQGYDTLVGERGVKLSGGERQRVALARAILADAPVLILDEATSSLDSVSESLIQAAVEKLIVGRTTIIVAHRLSTVQKVDRILVFDRGRIVEQGTHAELVKREGGHYRELFEHQAMGLIDGQEAA